CGACGGCCTCAACTCCGGTCGCTCGCACGTCGACGACCTCAGCGACCAGGACGTCGCCGACATGGTCAGCCGCGGCTTCGTGGCCACCCGCGACGAGAGCATCCTCGACCGAGCCACCACCGCCGTCATCTGCGTGCCGACGCCGCTGTCGCCCGAGGGCGGCCCCGACCTCGGCGCCGTCAACTCCGCGACCGCTGCGATCGGCCGTCACCTCAAGGCCGGCCAGCTGGTCGTCCTCGAGTCGACGACCTACCCCGGCACCACGACCGACGTCATCCGCCCGGCCCTCGAGGCGGCGTCCGGCCTGGTTGCCGGCACCGACTTCGCGCTGGCCTTCTCGCCCGAGCGGATCGACCCCGGCAACAAGGTCTACACGCTGCGCACCACGCCCAAGATCGTGGGCGGCCTGACCGAGGGCTGCACCAAGCGCGCGGCCGCGTTCTACAGCCAGGTCGTCGACACGGTCGTCGAGGCCGCCGGCCCGACCGAGGCCGAGACGGCCAAGCTCCTCGAGAACACCTACCGCCACATCAACATCGCGCTGGTCAACGAGATGGCCCGGTTCTGCCACGACCTCGGCATCGACCTGTGGGACGTCATCAACGCCGCGGCGACCAAGCCGTTCGGCTTCCAGGCCTTCCGCCCGGGTCCCGGCGTCGGCGGCCACTGCATCCCGATCGACCCCAACTACCTCTCGCACAACGTGCGGGCGCGCCTGGGCTACCCGTTCCGGTTCGTCGAGCTGGCCGAGGAGATCAACGCCACGATGCCGGCCTACGTCGCCCAGCGCGCGCAGAACGTGCTCAACGAGGTCGGCAAGCCGATGAAGGGCAGCAAGGTCGTCCTGCTCGGCATCACCTACAAGCCCGACATCGCCGACCAGCGCGAGTCGCCGGCGGTCCCGCTGGCCAAGCGGCTCAGCGAGCTGGGGGCCGACCTCGGCTACCACGACCCGCACGTGACCGAGTGGACCCCGGGCGTGCCGGTGACCCGCGTCGAGCTCGACCAGCTCGGCGACGCCGACCTCGTCGTCCTGGTGCAGCAGCACACCGCCTACGACGTGCAGGCGCTGGTCGAGGCCTCCGCCCTGTTCTTCGACACCCGCGGCGCCACCAAGCGCGGCACGGCGCACCGGCTCTGATCCCGGTGCCGGACGACGGGACGACCGGGGCGGGCCACGTGCCGAGTGCCCTGGTCGTCACCGTCGTGCACCGCCCCGACGACGCCCGCATCCGGCAGCGTCAGATCGCCGCGCTGCTGGCCCACGGCTGGCGGGTCACCTACGCGGCGGCGTTCGACGGGCACGGGGTCGTGCCGGCCGACGCCCCCGGCCTGACGTCGGTCGTCCTGCCGCGCGCGGCCGGGAGGCGGCGACTGACCGCCCTGCGCGCCGCCCGTCGGCTCCTGGTCGCCGAGGCCCCGCGCCACGACGTGGTCGTGCTCCACGACCCCGAGCTGCTGCTGGCGACGGTCCGCCTGCCGTCGGGGTCGGCACCGGTGGTCTGGGACGTGCACGAGGACACCGCCGCCGCGCTGGCGACCAAGGCGTGGGTGCCGCGCCCGCTGCGACGTCCGGCTGCCGCGGGGGTGCGCGTGGCCGAGCGCGCCGCGGAGCGCCGGGTCCACCTGCTCCTCGCTGAGACGGCGTACGCCGAGCGGTTCCGTCGGCCGCACCCCGTCGTGCCCAACCTGTCCCCGGTCCCCGGCACGACGCCTGCGCCCGACGTGCCCCGCGCGGTCTACGTCGGCCACCTGACCCGGGCTCGCGGGGTCGCCGAGATGCTCGAGGTCGCCCGGTCGGTGCGGGCCGACGGGATCCGCGTCGAGCTCGTCGGCCACGCCGACGCCGAGTCGACCGCCCTGATCGAGCGCGCCGTGGCGGCCGGCGAGGTCACCTGGCACGGCTTCCTCCCGCTGGCGCAGGCGATGACCGTCGTCGACGGGTCCTACGCCGGGTTGTCGCTGCTGCACGACCTGCCCAACTACCGGCACAGCCAGCCGTCGAAGGTCATCGACTACCTCGCCCACGGGGTGCCGGTCGTGACCACGCCGCTGCCCCTGGCCCGCGAGCTGGTCGAGCGCTCCGGCGGCGGGATCGTGGTCCCCCACGCCGACAGCGCGGCGGCCGCCGACGCGCTCAGGCGCCTGGCGGACGACCCGGCGCTGCGTCGTCGCCTGGGCGCTGCGGGTCATTCCTACGCTCGGGACCACCTCGACTGGGGCCGAGCGGCGGAGGGGTTCGTTGCGGCCCTTGCGGACGTGGCCGCATCCGGCGCCGCTCCCGCGGGATCGAGCGCAGGAAGCCCGCCCCCCACGTCAGGTGCATGATCGCGACCACCACCGGCAGCCGGAGCCTGACGCCGCGCGGCAGCCCGCGGCCCATCGCCGCGGTGGCGGCCAGCACGCCGAGGCCGTAGCCCACCGGGGCCAGCCAGCCCAGCAGCAGCACCACCGCGACCGGCGTCGGCGCGACGGGCAGGGCGACGAGGCCGGCGATCCCCAGGGCCGTGCCGAGGGCGACCGCGGCGGTGACGATCGGAGGGGCGAGGTAGCGCAGCGAGGCGGTGTCGGGGTGCAGGCGCACCATCTCGCGCCGCCAGCGGCCCGAGCCGTGGAACTGCCGGGCCAGGGCCCGCGGTGAGCGCCGCGGCGCGTAGCTGACCGCGAGGTCGGGGGTGAACCAGATCGTCTCCCCCGCCGCCCGCAGCCGGTAGTTGAGCTCCCAGTCCTGGGCGCGCCAGAAGTGCTCGTCGAACCCCCCGACGGCCTCGAGCGCGTCGCGCCGGAAGGCCCCGAGGTAGACCGTCTGGGCGGGGCCCGCCTGCCCGCCGACGTGGAACGACGCGCTGCCGATGCCGAGCGGCGAGGTCATCGCCCGCGCGACCGCGCGACCGAAGTCGGTGTCGCCCTCGGCGTGCATCAAGCCGCCGACGTTGGCCGCGCCTGTCTCCTGGAGCAGCCCGACCACCGTCCGGAGGTAGTGCGGCGGGATGAACCCGTGGGCGTCCACGCGCACCACGTAGTCGTGCGAGGCTGCTGCGATCGCCAGGTTGAGGGCGTTCGGGGTCCGCCGCGCCGGGTTGGCCACGACCCGGACGCGGGGGTCCGCGGCGGCGAGCCGCTCGGCGATCTCGGCGGTCCGGTCGCTCGAGGGCGCGACGGCCAGGACCAGCTCGATGGGGCCGTCGTAGTCCTGGTCGAGCACCCGGCGTACGGCCTGCTCGAGGTGGAGCTCCTCGTCGAGCACCGGCATCACGAGGGAGACCGGCACCGGCGGCGTCGAGGGCCCCGGCTCAGCCATCGAGCAGGGCGGCGTACGCCGGCTTGATCACCTGGTCGATGATCGCGAGCCGCTCGTCGAACGGCAGGAACGCCGACTTCATCGCGTTGATCGTGAACCAGCGCAGGTCGGCGAACCCGTAGCCGAACGCCTCGACCAGGGCCGTCATCTCGTCGGTCATCGAGGTCCGGCTCATCAGCCGGTTGTCGGTGTTGACGGTGACCCGGAAGCGCAGGCTCTTGAGCAGCCCGATGGGGTGCTCGGCGATGCTCGTGGCCGCGCCGGTCTGCACGTTGGAGGCGGGGCACATCTCGAGCGGGATCCGCTGGTCGCGGACGTAGGACGCGAGGCGGCCCAGTGCGACGGTCCCGTCGTCGTGCACGGTGATGTCGTCGACGATGCGGACGCCGTGACCCAGCCGGTCGGCGCCGCACCACTGGATGGCCTGCCAGATCGACGGCAGCCCGAACCCCTCGCCGGCGTGGATCGTGAAGTGGGAGTTCTCACGCTGGAGGTACTCGAAGGCGTCGAGATGTCGGGTGGGCGGGTAGCCCGCCTCGGCCCCGGCGATGTCGAACCCGGCCACGCCCCGGTCGCGCCAGGCGACCGCCAGCTCGGCGATCTCCATGGAGCGGGCCTGGTGGCGCATCGCGGTCAGCAGCTGGCGTACGACGATCGTGCGGCCGGCGCTCACCGCGGCCGCGACCCCCTCCTCGAACCCGGCCTGCACGGCCGCGACCACCTCGTCGAGGCTCAGGCCCTCCTCGACGTGCTGCTCGGGCGCGTAGCGGATCTCGGCGTAGACCACGCCGTCGGCGGCGAGGTCCTCGACGCACTCGCGCGCGACCCGGGCCAGCGCCGGCGCCGTCTGCATCACCGCCACCGTGTGGTCGAAGGTCTCCAGGTAGCGCTCCAGCGAACCCGAGTCGGCCGCCGACGCGAACCAGTCGCCCAGGGCCTCGGCGCTCTCGTGGGTGGGCAGCTCGTGCCCGATCTCCCCGGAGAGCTCGAGGATCGTCGCCGGGCGGAGCCCACCGTCGAGGTGGTCGTGCAGCAGCACCTTGGGTACGGCCCGCACCTGCTCGCGTGTAGGTTCCATCCGATCATCCAACCACCCCTGACGGAGGCACCGATGCGCACCTTCAGCACCCTCGACGAGGTCGCCTCCGCGGCCGGTGAGGAGCTCGGCACCGGGGAGTGGCTCGAGGTCACCCAGGACCGCGTCGACACCTTCGCCGACGCCACCGACGACCACCAGTGGATCCACGTCGACGTCGAGCGCGCCAACGCCGGCCCCTTCGGCGGCCCGATCGCCCACGGCTACCTCACGCTCTCCCTCATCCCCCACCTCGGCACCAGCGTCTTCGCCTTCGAGACCCCCGGCGCCAAGCTCAACTACGGCCTCAACAAGGTCCGCTTCCCGAACCCCGTCAAGGTCGGGCAGCGCATCCGCGACGTCGTCACCCTCCTCGCCGTCGACGACCTCCCCGCCGGCAAGCAGCTCACCATGAAGCACGTCATCGAGATCGACGGCGAGCCCAAGCCGGCCTGCGTCGCCGAGATGCTGGTCGTCCTGCTCGCCGACTGACCGCCGTACGGCGACGGACGAGAGCCCACGTCGGTCGAGGTGCGAAGGCCGCCAGGCCTGAGCCTCGAGACCCCCGCAGCCAACCCACCCGACTTCACCCCCACGTCGGTCGAGGTGCGAAGGCCGCCAGGCCTGAGCCTCGAGACCCCCGCAGCCAACCCGCCCGACTTCACCCCAGGTTTCGCCGGATCGGGGCTCTCCCCGGCGCGGGATCCGCGGGGTCGTGGTGTCCGCGCGCCTAGCATTCCGGGTCTCGCCGTCAAGGACGTCGCTTCGCTCCGCCGCTGCGCGGCGCCCTGCGGGCGTCCTTGACCGCGAGCCTCTCCCGGAATGCTTGAGGGCGCAGACAAGGGCGGGCTGCGCCGCGCCCTCGTCCAGCGCGGACACCCCTTTCCGCCGACCTGAGAGCACTCTCGGGAACCATGGGACCTGCGGGACATCTGAGGGTCGGGCGGCGGCGCAGGCGACGGCGAGCGAGCGAAGCGAGACCTCGCCGTTGGTGCGCGCGCCGAAGCAGACCGCGAGAGGCTCGGGGTCAAGGACGGCCGAAGGCCGCCGCGAAGCGGCGCGAAGCGTCCTTGACGCCGAGACGCGGTCTGCTACGCGCGCCGCCGCCCGACCCGAACGACCAGTGACCCGCGACGAGAAGACGTCGCTACAGACCGGCGTACCCCTGCGGTGGTCTCGAGGCTCGACGCTGGCGCGCCTCGCACCTCGACCGACGTGGGATCAGCTCACCCGGTCGATGACCAACGCCGACGCGGCGGGAGCAGCGGACCCGATCTCCCAGCCGCCCTCGAGCGAGGCGAGGGCGCGGTCGAAGCGGGCGGGCTCGTCGGTGAGCAGCGTGAAGAGCGGCGCCCCGGC
The Nocardioides plantarum genome window above contains:
- a CDS encoding adenosine deaminase, whose translation is MEPTREQVRAVPKVLLHDHLDGGLRPATILELSGEIGHELPTHESAEALGDWFASAADSGSLERYLETFDHTVAVMQTAPALARVARECVEDLAADGVVYAEIRYAPEQHVEEGLSLDEVVAAVQAGFEEGVAAAVSAGRTIVVRQLLTAMRHQARSMEIAELAVAWRDRGVAGFDIAGAEAGYPPTRHLDAFEYLQRENSHFTIHAGEGFGLPSIWQAIQWCGADRLGHGVRIVDDITVHDDGTVALGRLASYVRDQRIPLEMCPASNVQTGAATSIAEHPIGLLKSLRFRVTVNTDNRLMSRTSMTDEMTALVEAFGYGFADLRWFTINAMKSAFLPFDERLAIIDQVIKPAYAALLDG
- a CDS encoding MaoC family dehydratase — protein: MRTFSTLDEVASAAGEELGTGEWLEVTQDRVDTFADATDDHQWIHVDVERANAGPFGGPIAHGYLTLSLIPHLGTSVFAFETPGAKLNYGLNKVRFPNPVKVGQRIRDVVTLLAVDDLPAGKQLTMKHVIEIDGEPKPACVAEMLVVLLAD
- a CDS encoding glycosyltransferase family 2 protein, with protein sequence MAEPGPSTPPVPVSLVMPVLDEELHLEQAVRRVLDQDYDGPIELVLAVAPSSDRTAEIAERLAAADPRVRVVANPARRTPNALNLAIAAASHDYVVRVDAHGFIPPHYLRTVVGLLQETGAANVGGLMHAEGDTDFGRAVARAMTSPLGIGSASFHVGGQAGPAQTVYLGAFRRDALEAVGGFDEHFWRAQDWELNYRLRAAGETIWFTPDLAVSYAPRRSPRALARQFHGSGRWRREMVRLHPDTASLRYLAPPIVTAAVALGTALGIAGLVALPVAPTPVAVVLLLGWLAPVGYGLGVLAATAAMGRGLPRGVRLRLPVVVAIMHLTWGAGFLRSIPRERRRMRPRPQGPQRTPPPLGPSRGGPERRNDPQRPGDDAAPGRPPGA
- a CDS encoding nucleotide sugar dehydrogenase; this translates as MNSPTAADTATDQIDLVVIGLGYVGLPLAHEAALSGLRVAGYDVTAAVVDGLNSGRSHVDDLSDQDVADMVSRGFVATRDESILDRATTAVICVPTPLSPEGGPDLGAVNSATAAIGRHLKAGQLVVLESTTYPGTTTDVIRPALEAASGLVAGTDFALAFSPERIDPGNKVYTLRTTPKIVGGLTEGCTKRAAAFYSQVVDTVVEAAGPTEAETAKLLENTYRHINIALVNEMARFCHDLGIDLWDVINAAATKPFGFQAFRPGPGVGGHCIPIDPNYLSHNVRARLGYPFRFVELAEEINATMPAYVAQRAQNVLNEVGKPMKGSKVVLLGITYKPDIADQRESPAVPLAKRLSELGADLGYHDPHVTEWTPGVPVTRVELDQLGDADLVVLVQQHTAYDVQALVEASALFFDTRGATKRGTAHRL